AGTCTATTATTCCGAATGGACAGCTGACAAGCATCTTCGTCATCCTGTTTTTAAAGTGTTGCGTATGGATAAGAATGTGAAGGATGTACAGGTAGAGCGCCCTGAAGAAGAGCTGGTGAAAGATAAGGTGATTACAGTTGATCGCCATCAGGTAAAGCTTACTAATCTGGACAAGGTATATTGGCCATCAGATGGATTTACTAAGGGAAAATTGTTAGCATATTATGAGAAATACGGAGATCTTCTGTTACCCTATCTCAAAGATAAACCGATCTCCATGCACCGTTTTCCAAATGGGATAGAAGAAAAGAGTTTTTTTCAAAAGGATGTGGACGTAAAGCAGATTCCGGACTGGTTGCGCACTGTTTCCATGTATTCTGAAAGTACAGATAAGGATATCGATTATCTGATCTGTAATAATAAGGCAACGCTGCTTTACATTGCGAATTTAGGATCTATCGAAATTAATCCCTGGCTGTCTACCTATCAAAAGAAAGAATACCCGGACTTTGCCGTGTTGGATCTGGATCCCAACGGCGCTGATTTTGAGGTCTTGATTGATGTCGCCAGAACGGCTCATCGTCTCTTTAAACAGGCAGGTGTGACAGATTATATTAAGACTTCCGGATCTACAGGATTGCATATATACATGTATGTAAACAGAAAATATACCTATGATGTAGTTCGTGATTTTATACAGTTTATCGCAGAGATGATCCATGAAGAACATCCGGACACAACGAGTCTGATCAGGGATCCACAGAAAAGAAAGGGTCTCATATATCTGGATTATCTGCAAAACCGGAGGGGACAGACTATTGCATCGCCTTACTCTGTGCGCCCCAAGCCAGGAGCTACTATCAGTACGCCTTTACATTGGAAAGAAGTAAAGGAAGGTCTGGATATAAAACAATTTAATATAACTTCTATTGCTGGTCGTCTTGAAAAAAAAGAAGATCCATGGAAGGATATTTTTGAGCATCCTGCTGATATCAAAAAGGCATTAGAGAAATTTTAAGCTAAACTTGCTTTCAGCTGAGCCAACAGATCTGCTGCTTTTGTATTTTCTACAGTCATCTTTCGGATAGTTGCCCTTTTGCCTTTGTCTTTCTGTTTGATGATTTTAAGCAAATCTCGCGTATATTCATTTTTATATCCGGAGATATCAAAGCTATGGCTATGTTGTTTGATAAGTTGTAAGGCCATATCCATTTCTTCTTTTTTGATTCTGGAAGTTCCCGGAATTTTTAATTCTTCAGGGGAGCGGATTTCTTCTTCAAATCGAAGTTTATTGAGCAACAGCATATTTTGGTAGGGTTTTATAATGACCAGATTCTCAATATTACGCATAACAAAGGATCCTAAACCAGCAGTTTTGCTTTTTTCTAATCCTTTCAAGAGCAATTGATAGGTTTTATCTCCCCCCTTCTGCGGCTCTAAATAATAGGGAGTATCAAAATAGATACTATCTATTTCTTCCAGTTTAACAAAGGACTGGAGATTGATCATTTTATTTTTTTCAGGACTTGCATCCTCAAAGTCAGCCTCTTCAAGAACTATATATTTGTCTTTCAGCATATATCCTTTGACAATATTTTCCCAGGCGACTTCTTTTCCAGTCTTCTCATTCACCCTTTTGTACTTAATGTTTGACTTGTCTTTCCGATCTAACATATCCAGATCCAGTGAACTGCTTTGCGTGGCACTGTATATCTTAACCGGAATATTTACTAGTCCAAAGCCTATTGCTCCTGTCCAAATTGCTCTCATACTCATATAAACAATGTAATGGATAGAAGGTTTCAGTGTATGCGGTTGATTTTTAATGTTTTGAAGAGAAGTCTAAAAGACTGTTTTGTATTATTAAATAGACATTTAGAGCTGTATACGCCTGTACCAAATTCTTCTCTATGTTTTAGTTGCCAAAATTTTCAATTTCATCGGGGTTAAATACGCGTATAAATACGTATCTGCCTTGCTGATAATTGGGCTTTTTAAACTCCATGGGGAAGGGCGTTTGTTTAACCAAAAGTTTATAGGTATTTATACGCTTTTTGAAAGAAAAAAACCACTTGTTTTAGCATGGCCTTTGAATAATGTCTTGCGATGATTCAACAAAATAGAGTTAACGGTAATATGCTTCAAAGCGGAAATAAAAAATCTACTATTATGACTAGAAACGAATTTAATACTCAGGTTATGGAGCAAACAAATGAACTCCGGAGCTTTGCAAAACGCTTTACAAAAGATAATGAAGAAATCAACGATCTTCTTCAGGAGACGTTTCTCAAAGCTGTGACCTACTTTCAAAATTTTAAAGAGGGAACTAATCTTAAAGGTTGGTTATACACTATTATGAAGAATACCTTCATAAATGGTTATCGCAGAGTTTCTAAAACACAGTCATTCATTACAACCGAGGAAGAGGTGAGTTCTTCACAGATGTATTTTTCAGCTGTTCATAACTGGGGAGAAAATAAATTTGTAATGGACGATATCCAACAAGCTCTTTCCGAACTGGATAAAGGCTGTTATGTACCTTTCACTATGTATTTTGAAGGATATAAATACTACGAGATTGCAGAGCATCTGAATTTGCCTGTGGGGACGGTCAAAACGCGGATTCATATGGCAAGAAAAAAATTGAAGAATGTTTTAGCCGTTTATCAATAATATATATAATTATACCATTTTTCTTTTCCCTCAGGCACTGGCTGTTTACAGTCTTTAGCTTGAGGGATTTTTTTCCTGATCTATCCTCCAGATCACAAATGATATGTCTTCGTAAAATCTATGCTGAAGGAAGAGATAAAAGAAACTTTAAAAAGGATTTTTCTGCAATTTCTGTGAGCGTGAACTTGTCTGTGTTTTTCTTTACTATACGATTGAGTACAGGTGTCAGACGCTGATCCAGATATTGATTTTGTAATTCAGGATGAATATAATAGTTCCGCGTGACAGTTCGTGTATTTCCTAATTTTGAAGCGACCTCGTCTATAATATGAACCAAATTCTTTTTTCGTTCTGTTTCAGTTTCAGCAACTGGTATCCCGGCCATGACCATTAATGCGAGCGTACATCCCGCCCATGTTCTGAAATCTTTGCACGTATAATCGTCCTTCATGGATTCCTTCAGATAGGAGTTGATATCGCCCGAGTCTAACCGTACAATTTCACCATTCTTGTTATAATATTGAAAGAGTTCCTGACCGGGTATATCTTTAATGTTTTTCAACATTTTTACCAGTTTAGGTTCTTTGAGATACACTTGTTGGACGACACCTTTCTTTCCTTTGAATTTGAAAAAAACTTTGTTGCTTTCGATTTTAATATGTTTGTTTTTCAGTGTTGTCAACCCAAATGATCCATATTCCTGCTCGTAAGCTTTATTGCCTGCTCTGATGTAAGTGTGACTCATGATGTTTACAGCTATGGCACATACTTTCTCTTTTGTGAGTTTCTTGCGTCTCAGATCTTTCTTTAACTGAACTCTCAAAAGTTTCAGTTTTCTTGCAAACCCTTCCAGGCGATCAAATTTTTTCAGATTTCTGAAGGCAGACCAGTCATTGTGATAGCGATATTGCTTACGGCCGTGAGCATCTATACCCGTGGCCTGTATGTGTCCGTTTGCCTGAGTGCAGATCCAAACCTTTTGCCATGCAGGAGGCAGTACTAATGCCCGGATACGGTCTAATACCTTCTTGTCAGCTATTTTACCTTTATCTGAAAAGTAAACGAATTTTCCGTTTTTCTCTTTTCGGGTATATCCGGGCTGCTTATCGGATACATATCTAAGCTTGATATCTAGTGCCGCATGTGGCAAGGGGGCTGAGGTCTTCATAAATAAATTACAGCTTTGAAAAATAAGACCCCACATCTTTTAAAAATGCAGGGTCAAGGTTACTGTTGTGTTATTGTAATTGATCGATTTCAATGATTTCTTATAGCATCAATAAGTTTGCTTTTATTCATGCTATGTCTTCCTTTTATTCCAATTTTTTTGGCTTCAGCCAAAAGCTCAGATTTTTTGCGGTCATCAAGATCACTACTTTTTCCACCCTTCCGGCTGGCATCAGGCGTATTGGCAATACGTGCTGCTTTTTCTTTACTCATGCCTTTATGGCGCAGAGCTTCGTATTTTTCATCATCCTTGATTTGATTTCCGTGATCTTTGCTCATGATTGATACATTAAAGAAAACTATAAATCTATAACGGCAAGCCCCGATGTTTGTTTAGGAGATAATAACGAACAGGTATTATTCTTGTGTTTTCACGTATTTTTACTTCGCAGAATCTTGCTGTACCCAGATCAATTTGTTCAGGTCATAGCCTGCTTCCTTGGCTTTAATCAGATATTCTCTTTTAATCTGATCCGGAAGAGTGGGGGTCCGTGAGAGGATCCACAGGTAGTCAAGATTTTTGCCGGCTATCAGCGCATATCGATATGCGGAATCAAGAGCTATGACATTGTATCCCGAATAAAACGGACCAAAAAAAGAGACTTTTAGCATTCCATTAGTAGGTTCGTCTACAAACTTAGCTTTTCCAATAGCTTCCTTTTGTTTACGTTCCACAGTATCAAAACCTGTATTCACGACTTTTATAGACCCATCTTTATGGAGAGAATAAGTGGCCGTTGTATTTTTAAGATTTTTCTCGAATTTAAAATCAAACCTAGCTATTTCGTACCATTTACCAAGATAACGGCTTTGATCAAAATTTTCTACAGCTTTCACATTTTCTGGAATGGTCTGGCATTGGATGAACAAAAAGGAAATAAGGGCGCAGATGATTAACAGGCAATTATAAGAGTATTTATTTTTCATATGTATGGTAAGTGTTTTATAAGATAACAACTGATAATGTAAACTGGTTTTCCTGAAAAACAGTAATTCCTGTAGCTTGTGCAATTTAAGGAATCCTTCTTATTTACTGCCATAATACACGATGGAGGTTTCGGAGTATAAGCCTTATATTTGCACTCATATATGAATTCTTTTCTCCCCTTCTTCGATTTTAAGCAAAAGGTCAACTATAGGATTGAGATCCTTGCAGGTCTTACTGTCGCTATGACTATGATTCCGGAATCTTTATCCTTTGCTATTCTGGCTGGATTGAGTCCGCTTACAGGCTTATATGCTGCATTTCTGATGGGACTGATTACAGCTGTGCTAGGAGGGCGCCCCGGAATGGTTTCCGGTGGAGCGGGAGCAACAGTGGTGGTGCTGATTGCTTTGGCGGCAACACATGGTGTGGAATATTTGTTTGCTGCGATCATTCTGGCGGGTGTACTTCAATTTTTAGTAGGGCTATTCCGCTGGGGTAAGTTTGTAAGACTTATTCCACAACCAGTAATGTATGGTTTTCTGAATGGTCTGGCTATCATTATATTTATGGCACAAATACATCAGTTTAAGGTGGTGGAGAATGGGGTTAGTCACTGGTTGTCCGGATCTGCTCTTTATATTATGGTCGGACTGACAGTACTGACGATGTTGATCGTGTATTTCTTTCCCAAAGTGACCCGTACGATCCCTGCTTCATTGGTCGCAATTATGGTCATCTTCGTGATTGTGCTTGCCGGAGGTATAGAGACAAAGACTGTATCTGATATCGCATCCGTGAGCGGATCCCTTCCTGTTTTTCATATACCAACTGTTCCGATGACATGGGATACCTTACAGCTCGTATTTCCCTATGCACTGGTTATGGCAGGAGTAGGACTGATTGAATCCTTGCTGACGCTTTCAATGGTGGATGAAATCACCAATACAAAAGGAAACTCAAACCGGGAAGCGATGGCACAGGGTACTGCGAATGTAGTGAATGGTTTCTTTGGAGGGATGGGCGGTTGTGCCATGGTCGCTCAGACTTTGGTAAATCTGAATGCCGGTTCCAGAGCCAGGCTTTCAGCCATAATAGGCGCATTGACTATATTGCTTATTATTCTGATTGGCAGTCCTGTTATTGAACGTATTCCCATGGCCGCTTTGGTAGGCGTGATGATAATGGTTTCTATAGGTACCTTTCAGTGGGTTTCGGTACGGCTTGTGAATAAAATGCCTAAATCGGATATTTTTGTGGGCGTACTGGTAGCAGCTATAACCGTGCTGCTCCACAATCTGGCTTTGGCCGTTTTGGTGGGCGTGGTAATATCGGCTCTGGTGTTTGCCTGGGACAATGCCAAAAGGATTCGCGCCCGCAAGAGTATAGATGCGGAAGGTAATAAGATTTATGAAATAAATGGTCCGCTTTTCTTTGGATCAGCCGCTCATTTTACAGAAAAATTTGATGTATCTGAAGATCCGGATCAGATTATAATCGATTTTAAGGAAAGCCGGTTGGTCGACATGACTGCTATTGACGCAGTACATAAACTGACATCGAAATACGCGGAGAATGGGAAACGTGTCATATTACGGCACCTGAGTGCAGATTCCCGTAAACTGCTTGCGGATGCGGCTGGTCTCATTGAGGTGAATGTAGAAGATGATCCTACATATAAAGTGATGCCCGAATAGACGTATTTATTTTTGATCCCCTTATTCGTTTATTTATCTTTAAGAATTGAAATTCTAAAACAGGTAAGACAATGGGCTTTATTGCGGTCATTGATAAAATAGGTATTAATCCCTTTGTGTTTGTTCCTGAACTTGTTTTGCGGGAACTGATAACAGCAGCCGGTCAGCATAAAGGGAAAATTCCTGTATCGTTAACCATTGATGGGATTGCTTTTACCCAGACATTAGTTAAGTATGCAGGCGAATGGCGCCTGTACATCAATGGCCCTATGCTCAAAGCTACAGGAAAAACTGTTGGAGATACGGCTGACTTTACGTTAGCATTTAATGCTGATAAACCTGAAATCCAGATACATCCACTTCTGGCAAAAGCTTTAACACAAAATTCAGAAGCAGAGGCTGTTTTTCGGACTTTAACTCCATCCCTGCAGTTGGAGATTATCCGTTATATATCTCATTTAAAACAGGAAGATAGTATTGTACGAAATGTCGGAAAAGCGATAAACTTTTTGTTAGGAAAAGAAAGATTTATAGGTCGGGAGCCCATTAATATGAAAAAGGATGCTGACAGCCTGCTATAGATTGACCATAGAAAAGCGGATTTTAATATTAAAACCCGCTTTAATCACAACTAAATACAGAATATCATTATTCTGCTTTCGAATTTAAGTTTGTATCGGCGATGCCCGTTAAAGTTTCGTCACAGCTTTTTTCCTCTTCGAGTGTCATTAATAAGAGCTTTAAGCTTTCTTTATTACCCAATACTTTTGCAAATGCAGCTAAGGTTCCGTAAGTAGCGATTTCATAGTGCTCTACTTTCTGTGCTGCCGCAATGATACCTGCATCTCTTACGTTGCCGACTTCTGTTTCTTCCATTATACTTTTGCCTTCTTCAATGAGCCCGGCCATGGCATCGCATTTCTCAGCTTTAGCTTTTTTACCAATTGATTCGAAGCATTTTTCTAAACGGGCGATATGTTCTTCCGTTTCTTTGAGGTGCTTCTGAATAGCTTTTTTAAGCTGCGGAGAAGTTGCATTTTTATCCATCTTGGGCAATGCTTTGGTCAGCTCTTTTTCTGCCCAATAGATATCTTTCAATCCGTCTTCAAATAAATCTGCCAGATCTTTAGCCGCTCCGGATTTAGCTTTAATTTTGGAATCTTCTTTATTTGAGGATTTCGCAGGTATAGTTTTTGATGCACTGCTGCTTTTAGCTGTTGTAGTTGCCATAATTATATGATTTTTATGTTTTCAAAGGTTTAATTCATTTGTTAATAGAAGAACGGATTAGTAATCAGATAGTTCTGCTGTTGCGGTTAAGTTTTTAATAATGCGTACTTCTACTAAGGCGAGCGTATTAATGCCCGACTCTGCCCATTAGGTAAACTTTGCTTATAGTCTCTTGTTATATAAGAGATGAAACTCTGGTTTAATTAAAAAAGAAAAAGATGAGTAGGACAAATTCGAAAGGCAGCAACTTTGTTAAAGACTTCTTTTCCATTATAAAGACATCTGCTATGGGATTTATAAATGAGGATTGTCTCAAGTATAGTGCTTCACTGGCCTATTATACTATTTTTTCAATAGGACCTATTTTAGTTTTAATTATCTCTTTGGCTGGTGTATTTTTTGGTCAGGATGCTATCGAAGGCAAAGTGTTTACGGAGATGAAAGGTCTTGTAGGACCAAGTGCTGCCAGGCAAATACAGGAAGTGATCATGAATCTCAAATTATCCGGTAAATCAAATCTCGCTCTTGTCGTAAGTATTATTACGTTACTGATCGGAGCAACATCGGTATTCGGAGATATTCAGAATTCGATAAACAGAATATGGCATGTACGTGCCAAACCTAAAAAGGGATGGGTAAAGGTCATCAAAGACCGTTTATTATCTTCTTCTCTTGTGATAAGTCTGGGGTTTCTGCTGATGGTTACTTTGGTGGTGAATGGGGTAATACTTGCATTTACAGATCGTTTGCAACGTTACTTTCCGGATATTACGGTAGTTCTGCTGGATGCGATCAATTTCTCAATAAGTTTTGCTGTTATATTTATTCTGTTTGGAATAATATTCAGGGCGCTGCCAGATGTTAAGATTGCGTGGCGAACTGTACGTTCAGGAGCTTTTTTTACCGCCATATTATTTGTTATCGGACGATTTGTTATCGGGTTGTACCTCCAGACTTCGGGCACAGAATCTACTTATGGAGCTGCAGGATCCATTATATTAGTTTTGCTGTGGGTATATTATACAGCGGCCATACTCTATTTTGGAGCTATTTATACACGAGAATATGCCGCTATAAAAGGTATTCCGATACAGCCTTCTGATTTTGCTGTGCATGTGGAGGAGAAAGAGGTTGAAAAGGAAGTCAAAGTCCTGCCTCCTCCGGATCATGACAAAACATAATATCATAAGGAACGTTAAAGAGCTAATCTTCTATTTCCTGAAGCCTGACAACCACAGTAGTACCTTTGCCTAATTCGCTGAGGATATCGATTTTGCCGTTGAGTCTTTCGACAATGCGTTTTACAATAGCAAGTCCTATTCCCGTCCCTTCATAGGACGATGCATTCGGTAACCTTTTGAAGATTTCATACACTGTCTTAAGTTCATCAGGAGCAATCCCAATTCCGTTATCCTTTATTTCGTACCGGATCCAGTCTCCTTCCAACGTACTGTTTATAGTAATCAGTGGCTCTTCTACTTTGCTGGAATATTTCACTGCATTGTTGATGATATTCATAAACAACTGGTAGAGCAATGTTTTTTCACCCCATACCGGACGAAGTGTTCCTGTCTGAATACTGGAAAGAGGCATATTGTAAATTTCCAGACATTGCTGTGCAATCTGCTCGATAGTCGAGGACACTTCTATACGCTCCGGTTTGAAGTTGTAGACCCGGGCGCGAGAGAATTCCAGAATCTTAGACATCATATTTTCCATTAAGGATACCGCATCGAGAATATTGGTAGAGACTTTATTGAGAAATGCAGGATCTGTTTCCTTTCGCATCTTCATCAATTGAGCAGATAGTTTTATTGTCGAAAGCGGATTTTTCAAATCATGTGTTACCGTGCTGGAATAGGTGTCGAGTGTATTGTTCAACAGAATAAGTTCTTTATTGAGGCTTTTTATTTCGACAGATTTGCGAAGCATGCTTTCTCTGATCAATTGCCTGACACGTCGCATAAAATAGATATCGTTTTTGTTCCATTTCATAGCTGTGCCTTCTACAGCATCTTTCCATATTTCAAAAGACGTACGCGGAGAAGGGTAGTACTGATCTTTTTGAGAATCATATTTTAATACTTTCTCCGGTTTTCCTGCCCATTTTTCTTCATACACATATTCTTTTCGAAACCAATAAATGCTAAAAGTACGGCTACTGTCAATATCTACTTTTCCGACGCCCGCAAAGCACGGGCAAAAGCGGAAGTTGCTGCTATGGTTCAGAAGAAAATTATGATCCTTAAATAACAGCTTGTCCGTGAAACCATTGATATATTGATGTATGCTTTCAATCTCTTTTGGAGAAGGGGCAGCTCCATGTGTAATGATACGGTCAGAATAACGTATAGCTACTCCATCTGCGTGGATAAGATCGCCAAGCGACTGAATAGATGAAGATAAAGCGGAGAGAATATCATTCTTTATGAGGAGCTTCTCCTTAAGTTCAAGTTCAAACGTATTGATTTCCCTAAGTAATTGAATATCTTTTTCCTTAACATTACTGAGATATTTGGTGACAGCATATTGTGTCAGCAATACAGCCAGATGCCTTTGAGCAAGATCTACGGCTTTTGCTGTCCTGTGCTGACAAGTGACAAGTCCCCACAACTTGTCATGTACAATAATAGAAAAGCTTATGCTCGATTGAGCGCCTGCATTTTCCAGATATTGTAAATGAACTGGTGAAAGTGCCCGTATTGTGGTGTAGGTAAGGTCGAAATCTAATTGTCGTTGACTTCTGATCGCATAAGTCGGAGCAGAGATGTCTGATGTCAATCTCGTCGGGTGTATGAGATAAAGTGCGCGAGCCTGCTTAGGAATATCAAATTCCGGATATCGTAGCCCCAAATGAGGCTCACAATCTTCAGCTACACGTTCAGCGATGACTTTGCCGCTTCCGTCCTCCAGAAACTGATAGATCATAACTCTGTCAAATCGGATGACGTCATGCACACTTTCGCAAAGTTGTTCCCATACCTTCTGATTAGAACGATCTATCTTTTTTGAATACGAGTATAAGTTCAGCCACGACGGGGGTGTATTGGAAGTGGCTTCAAACTCAAGATAGATATACTCATTGACCCTATAGATGCTCAGGTAATAACTGGATTGTCCGAGCTTTAGTTCAATAACAGAACGACCTTCTATGGAATGAGAGAAGTGATCGAGCCGCTCTTTAATTTCTTCTGCATGATCAGCGAAATGAAAAGAAAGAAACTTAACGGCGTCCTGTTCAAGATAAAGATCAGGCTCTTCTTGCAGGTAGTTTCCCCAATTTTCACTGATACCGGAGATAATGAGTTTCTGATCCAATATCAATAAAAGGCCGAAATGTTGCACACGGCCACATAAATGAATAGGCTCATTCTCACACAGAATCTGATTGGGGATCATAGATAGCGATTTTTTATAAAGTTAAACTTTAAAATCGACATTTCCCATGACTACAGTAGAAGAGGTAGAGGTTTTAACTCCTACAGTTTCCGGGTTATAATTTTTTCAAATGGACAAACAATTTGGGATAGAAGACCGTTCTAAAATAAATATAAATCCTATGACCCTGAATGTAGTCAGAAAAAGCATCTTTTTTAAGCCCGATTCCAGACGTGTACTTGCCCGTTATTTTAACCTCAGTGTAGAACGATCTATCAAAATAGTTCAGCGGGTGCTGAAAATGAGCAAACAGGAAAAAGCAGATACACTTAATCAGGTGCTGCGTAATTTCTCGAAGAGACATCGTAGTGTGGTGTCTATTTTAGAAAAAAATTATAAAAGAACAGAAACCATCCTGAGGGAAATGAATATTAAGGATGAGGATGTTAGTTATAAGGAAAAGCTCCTCATAGGAGCCTATTTTACAATGGAATATTCTATTGAAGCTGCCGCATTTTTTAATCCTTCGGTAGTAGAATCGCCTGATCAGACCCAATTAAAGGATGGGGAAAAGCGGATTATCCTGAGTTTTAGAGCCACTGGTGAAGGACATGTATCCTCTATCGTATTCCGCTCAGCTATTATTGACAAAGACCTCAATATCTATCTGGACGAAGTGGGTACCCTATTGGAAAAACCAAAACAATTTAAAAGTCACCGGTATCAGAAAGAAGATTTTATAGATAAACTGTTACAGATGCATGATCCCGAAGAGGATGTGCTTGCTGTTATCAGAGCCAAACTAACAGATTCCTTTACATATGAAGAACTCCGGAGATTTGTCAAAGAGATGCAGCAGGAAAATGAGTTGACTCAGGATAGTCAGACACTGATGTCACAGATTATGTGGCTGGCTTCTTCTCATTATGAGATGACTTATTCGCTGGATACTTCTATTTCAGAAAGGGTTATCTTTCCAATTTCAGATACGGAGAAAAATGGAATCGAGGACGCCAGATTTGTACGCTTCAGAGGAGAGAAAAATCAGCAGACTTATTATGCGACCTATACTGCTTATGATGGGTTCACGATTCTGCCCAAACTGATGTCTACCAAAGATTTTATTCATTTTAAAGTACAGCCCATTAACGGTAAGATTGCTAATAAGGGAGCAGCTCTTTTCCCAAGGAAAATAAAAGGCAAATATGCCATGTTATGCCGGGTAGATGGTGAAAATAATTACATTGCATTTTCAGAAGATATCAATACCTGGCAACAGGATATCACTTTACTGAAAGAACCGGAATATCCCTGGGAACTGGTACAATTGGGCAATTGCGGATCACCTATAGAAACCGAAAAAGGGTGGCTTGTGCTGACACATGGTGTAGGGCCTATGCGGGAATATACGTTAGGAGCAATTTTACTGGACCTCGAAGATCCTACGAAGATAATCGGAAAGTTGAATGAACCTTTGCTATATCCTAATGCAGATGAGAGAGAAGGGTATGTGCCGAATGTAGTATACTCCTGTGGACAGATTATTCACAACGGACATCTTATCATTCCTTATGCTATGTCAGATTATGCTTCTACATATGCATCCGTAGATCTGAAAGAGCTACTGGACGCATTGACATAGTAAGATGCTTCAGGACAGCAGACGGTTGATGTTTAGATATGCCAACCAAAAACATATTGTACTTTCTGCTCCCTGATTCAGATTGACACCATGACTGTCAAGACCATCGCAGCAACCTCCGGAGGATGGATCATAGAGCTGAAGACCCAGTTTATTTTTTCCAAAAAACCACAAAAAAGAAGTCAACATGCGCTGTTTGTATATTTTTTCAAGCGTAATGCTATACATCTCTTCATAAAGTAATACAAGAGATGTGACTTCAATGGGTTGTTGCCCGTATATACAGGGACTTCCACCCTCACTATACCAGGACGCATTACCGATGATGGAGAGATAAGATTCTTTAAATAATATATTGTCCAGAAAATGAAAACTCTCCATTGCCGTAAGTTTCAGAGACTCATTCTCCAGTACTACAGAAGCTCTCAACAAACTTAAAGGTAGTATTGCATTGTCA
The Sphingobacterium spiritivorum genome window above contains:
- a CDS encoding DUF1905 domain-containing protein; this encodes MGFIAVIDKIGINPFVFVPELVLRELITAAGQHKGKIPVSLTIDGIAFTQTLVKYAGEWRLYINGPMLKATGKTVGDTADFTLAFNADKPEIQIHPLLAKALTQNSEAEAVFRTLTPSLQLEIIRYISHLKQEDSIVRNVGKAINFLLGKERFIGREPINMKKDADSLL
- a CDS encoding lipocalin family protein, whose protein sequence is MKNKYSYNCLLIICALISFLFIQCQTIPENVKAVENFDQSRYLGKWYEIARFDFKFEKNLKNTTATYSLHKDGSIKVVNTGFDTVERKQKEAIGKAKFVDEPTNGMLKVSFFGPFYSGYNVIALDSAYRYALIAGKNLDYLWILSRTPTLPDQIKREYLIKAKEAGYDLNKLIWVQQDSAK
- a CDS encoding Ku protein, coding for MRAIWTGAIGFGLVNIPVKIYSATQSSSLDLDMLDRKDKSNIKYKRVNEKTGKEVAWENIVKGYMLKDKYIVLEEADFEDASPEKNKMINLQSFVKLEEIDSIYFDTPYYLEPQKGGDKTYQLLLKGLEKSKTAGLGSFVMRNIENLVIIKPYQNMLLLNKLRFEEEIRSPEELKIPGTSRIKKEEMDMALQLIKQHSHSFDISGYKNEYTRDLLKIIKQKDKGKRATIRKMTVENTKAADLLAQLKASLA
- a CDS encoding YihY/virulence factor BrkB family protein, whose protein sequence is MSRTNSKGSNFVKDFFSIIKTSAMGFINEDCLKYSASLAYYTIFSIGPILVLIISLAGVFFGQDAIEGKVFTEMKGLVGPSAARQIQEVIMNLKLSGKSNLALVVSIITLLIGATSVFGDIQNSINRIWHVRAKPKKGWVKVIKDRLLSSSLVISLGFLLMVTLVVNGVILAFTDRLQRYFPDITVVLLDAINFSISFAVIFILFGIIFRALPDVKIAWRTVRSGAFFTAILFVIGRFVIGLYLQTSGTESTYGAAGSIILVLLWVYYTAAILYFGAIYTREYAAIKGIPIQPSDFAVHVEEKEVEKEVKVLPPPDHDKT
- a CDS encoding SulP family inorganic anion transporter, giving the protein MNSFLPFFDFKQKVNYRIEILAGLTVAMTMIPESLSFAILAGLSPLTGLYAAFLMGLITAVLGGRPGMVSGGAGATVVVLIALAATHGVEYLFAAIILAGVLQFLVGLFRWGKFVRLIPQPVMYGFLNGLAIIIFMAQIHQFKVVENGVSHWLSGSALYIMVGLTVLTMLIVYFFPKVTRTIPASLVAIMVIFVIVLAGGIETKTVSDIASVSGSLPVFHIPTVPMTWDTLQLVFPYALVMAGVGLIESLLTLSMVDEITNTKGNSNREAMAQGTANVVNGFFGGMGGCAMVAQTLVNLNAGSRARLSAIIGALTILLIILIGSPVIERIPMAALVGVMIMVSIGTFQWVSVRLVNKMPKSDIFVGVLVAAITVLLHNLALAVLVGVVISALVFAWDNAKRIRARKSIDAEGNKIYEINGPLFFGSAAHFTEKFDVSEDPDQIIIDFKESRLVDMTAIDAVHKLTSKYAENGKRVILRHLSADSRKLLADAAGLIEVNVEDDPTYKVMPE
- a CDS encoding DNA topoisomerase IB, whose amino-acid sequence is MKTSAPLPHAALDIKLRYVSDKQPGYTRKEKNGKFVYFSDKGKIADKKVLDRIRALVLPPAWQKVWICTQANGHIQATGIDAHGRKQYRYHNDWSAFRNLKKFDRLEGFARKLKLLRVQLKKDLRRKKLTKEKVCAIAVNIMSHTYIRAGNKAYEQEYGSFGLTTLKNKHIKIESNKVFFKFKGKKGVVQQVYLKEPKLVKMLKNIKDIPGQELFQYYNKNGEIVRLDSGDINSYLKESMKDDYTCKDFRTWAGCTLALMVMAGIPVAETETERKKNLVHIIDEVASKLGNTRTVTRNYYIHPELQNQYLDQRLTPVLNRIVKKNTDKFTLTEIAEKSFLKFLLSLPSA
- a CDS encoding ferritin-like domain-containing protein yields the protein MATTTAKSSSASKTIPAKSSNKEDSKIKAKSGAAKDLADLFEDGLKDIYWAEKELTKALPKMDKNATSPQLKKAIQKHLKETEEHIARLEKCFESIGKKAKAEKCDAMAGLIEEGKSIMEETEVGNVRDAGIIAAAQKVEHYEIATYGTLAAFAKVLGNKESLKLLLMTLEEEKSCDETLTGIADTNLNSKAE
- a CDS encoding RNA polymerase sigma factor yields the protein MTRNEFNTQVMEQTNELRSFAKRFTKDNEEINDLLQETFLKAVTYFQNFKEGTNLKGWLYTIMKNTFINGYRRVSKTQSFITTEEEVSSSQMYFSAVHNWGENKFVMDDIQQALSELDKGCYVPFTMYFEGYKYYEIAEHLNLPVGTVKTRIHMARKKLKNVLAVYQ
- a CDS encoding Rho termination factor, encoding MSKDHGNQIKDDEKYEALRHKGMSKEKAARIANTPDASRKGGKSSDLDDRKKSELLAEAKKIGIKGRHSMNKSKLIDAIRNH